The Salinispora tropica CNB-440 genome has a window encoding:
- the hrpA gene encoding ATP-dependent RNA helicase HrpA has protein sequence MQNEVASTPPDATRELHRRLRPLMLRDQHRLRRRLDGARRIPDPQRRETALAEITTDVVRAEARLAVRQAAVPAITYPAMLPVSDRRDEIAAAIRDHQVVIVAGETGSGKTTQLPKICLELGRGVHGLIGHTQPRRLAARTVADRIAEELGTELGEVVGYQVRFADQVSDRSLVKLMTDGILLAELQHDRMLRQYDTIIVDEAHERSLNIDFILGYLRQLLPRRRDLKVIITSATIETDRFARHFADADGNPAPVVEVSGRTYPVEVRYRPLVEVGEDEDDTDEEQVRDQVQAIGDAVQELATEGPGDILVFLSGEREIRDTADALGKLVAHRPTLRNTEILPLYARLSTAEQHRVFAPHTGRRVVLATNVAETSLTVPGIRYVVDPGTARISRYSNRLKVQRLPIEPVSQASANQRTGRCGRTSDGICIRLYDEPDFQSRPEFTDPEILRTNLASVILQMTAIGLGDIAAFPFIDPPDRRTITDGVNLLHELGALNPTETDPAKRLTPLGRRLAQLPVDPRLARMVLEGERNGCATEVVVIAAALSIQDPRERPVDKQAQADQAHARFADQESDFVAYLNLWRHLREQQRARSSSGFRRMCRSEYLNYLRVREWQDIVSQLRQALRTPERSRRRGGPATDGGERRGGGADLPEEIDTPKVHQSLLAGLLSHVGLKDTQRHEYLGARGAKFALFPGSALAKKPPRWVMAAELVETTRLWGRVNGRVEPEWVEPLAQHLVKRSYSEPHWEKRQAAVMAVEKVTLYGVPIVSSRKVNFGRIDPVVSRELFIRHALVEGDWQTHHQFWRDNQQLLDEVTELENRVRRRDILVDDETIFQFYDERVPAEVVSGRHFDAWWKRERRQRPDLLTFTRDLLVNAGRGGVDEVGYPDEWRADGVRLPLTYRFDPGTPADGVTVDIPLPLLNQVPAESFQWQVPGLREELVIALIRSLPKAVRRNFVPVPDYARAVLAELPPGEEDLLDALTRQLRRMTGVTVPRDAWDLGKLPPHLRVTFRVLGEDDRPVAESKDLPALQRELTAEVRQVVAAAAPDVTRSGLTDWEIGALPRTVEQVRAGYAVTAYPALVDEGATVGVRVFDSPAEQEAAHWAGTRRLLRLTAPSPAKFLQGRLSNEAKLALSRNPHGGVPALIEDAAGAALDKLIADAGGPAWDADGYAALRSTVRTGLVETVVEVMERVRGVLAAGYAIEQRLGATRNLAVVAALADVRSQLTGLIHPGFITEAGYPRLPDLRRYLTAIERRLDRLPGNPARDKQQQDRIAVVQREYADLLAALPPAKRRTVAVRQIRWMIEELRVNVFAQALGTPYPVSEQRIYRAMDNAEAH, from the coding sequence ATGCAGAACGAAGTCGCCTCCACCCCGCCCGACGCCACCCGCGAGCTGCACCGCCGGCTACGCCCGTTGATGCTCCGTGACCAGCACCGTCTTCGACGGCGGCTGGACGGCGCACGCCGGATACCCGACCCGCAACGTCGGGAAACAGCCCTGGCCGAAATCACGACGGATGTGGTCCGGGCCGAGGCACGGCTGGCGGTCCGGCAGGCCGCCGTACCCGCGATCACCTACCCGGCCATGCTGCCGGTCAGCGACCGCCGGGACGAGATCGCCGCGGCGATCCGTGACCACCAGGTCGTGATCGTCGCTGGCGAGACCGGCTCCGGCAAGACCACCCAGCTGCCCAAGATCTGCCTGGAGCTGGGCCGCGGCGTCCACGGGTTGATCGGGCACACCCAGCCGCGCCGGCTCGCCGCCCGAACAGTCGCCGACCGAATCGCCGAAGAACTCGGCACCGAACTGGGCGAGGTGGTCGGCTACCAGGTGCGCTTCGCCGACCAGGTCAGCGACCGGAGCCTGGTCAAGTTGATGACCGACGGCATCCTGCTCGCCGAGTTACAGCACGACCGGATGCTGCGCCAGTACGACACGATCATCGTTGACGAGGCGCACGAGCGAAGCCTCAACATCGACTTCATCCTCGGCTACCTACGGCAGCTCCTCCCCCGCCGGCGGGACCTCAAGGTGATCATCACCTCGGCCACCATCGAGACCGACCGGTTCGCGCGACACTTCGCCGACGCCGACGGCAACCCGGCGCCGGTCGTCGAGGTATCCGGCCGGACCTACCCGGTCGAGGTACGGTACCGGCCGCTGGTCGAGGTGGGCGAGGACGAGGACGACACCGACGAGGAGCAGGTTCGCGACCAGGTCCAGGCCATCGGGGACGCGGTGCAGGAACTGGCCACCGAAGGCCCCGGCGACATCTTGGTCTTCCTCTCCGGTGAACGGGAGATCCGAGACACCGCCGACGCGCTCGGCAAGCTCGTCGCGCACCGACCGACGCTGCGCAACACCGAGATCCTGCCGCTGTACGCCCGCCTGAGCACCGCCGAGCAGCACCGCGTCTTCGCCCCGCACACCGGTCGGCGGGTGGTGCTGGCCACCAACGTCGCGGAGACATCGCTCACCGTGCCCGGCATCCGATACGTGGTGGACCCCGGCACGGCGCGCATCTCCCGCTACTCGAACCGGCTCAAGGTGCAACGGCTGCCCATCGAGCCGGTCTCGCAGGCCTCGGCCAACCAGCGCACGGGACGATGTGGGCGCACCTCGGACGGCATCTGCATCCGCCTCTACGACGAGCCGGACTTCCAGTCCCGGCCCGAGTTCACCGACCCGGAGATCCTGCGCACCAACCTCGCGTCGGTCATCCTCCAGATGACCGCGATCGGACTCGGCGATATCGCCGCGTTCCCCTTCATCGACCCACCGGACCGTCGCACCATCACCGACGGCGTCAACCTGCTGCACGAGCTGGGCGCGCTGAACCCAACCGAGACCGACCCGGCGAAACGGCTCACCCCGCTCGGACGACGGCTCGCCCAGCTGCCGGTCGACCCCCGGCTGGCCCGGATGGTGCTCGAGGGTGAACGCAACGGCTGCGCCACCGAGGTGGTCGTGATCGCGGCGGCGCTGTCGATCCAGGACCCCCGCGAACGGCCGGTCGACAAGCAGGCCCAGGCCGACCAGGCGCATGCGCGCTTCGCCGACCAGGAGTCGGACTTCGTGGCGTACCTGAACCTGTGGCGCCACCTGCGCGAGCAGCAGCGGGCCCGGTCGTCCAGTGGATTCCGGCGGATGTGCCGATCGGAGTACCTGAACTACCTGCGGGTGCGGGAGTGGCAGGACATCGTGAGCCAGCTCCGGCAGGCGCTGCGGACCCCGGAGCGGAGCCGGCGGCGGGGCGGGCCGGCCACCGACGGCGGTGAGCGACGCGGCGGCGGGGCGGACCTGCCGGAGGAGATCGATACCCCGAAGGTGCACCAGTCCCTGCTGGCCGGCCTCCTCTCCCACGTCGGCCTGAAGGACACCCAGCGGCACGAATACCTGGGCGCGCGGGGGGCGAAGTTCGCCCTCTTCCCCGGCTCCGCCCTGGCAAAAAAGCCACCGCGCTGGGTGATGGCTGCCGAGTTGGTGGAGACCACTCGGCTGTGGGGCCGGGTGAACGGTCGGGTCGAGCCGGAGTGGGTCGAGCCCCTCGCCCAGCACCTGGTGAAACGCAGCTACAGCGAGCCGCACTGGGAGAAGCGGCAGGCGGCGGTCATGGCCGTCGAGAAGGTGACGCTGTACGGCGTCCCGATCGTCAGCTCCCGCAAGGTCAATTTCGGCCGGATCGATCCGGTGGTCAGCCGTGAGCTGTTCATCCGACATGCGCTGGTCGAGGGGGACTGGCAGACCCACCACCAGTTCTGGCGGGACAACCAGCAGCTACTCGACGAGGTGACCGAGTTGGAGAACCGGGTCCGACGGCGGGACATCCTGGTCGACGACGAGACGATCTTCCAGTTCTACGACGAACGAGTCCCGGCCGAGGTGGTCTCCGGTCGGCACTTCGACGCCTGGTGGAAGCGGGAGCGCCGGCAGCGACCGGACCTGCTGACCTTCACCCGGGACCTGCTGGTCAACGCCGGTCGCGGAGGCGTGGACGAGGTCGGCTACCCCGACGAGTGGCGAGCCGACGGGGTGCGCCTGCCGCTGACGTACCGCTTCGACCCCGGCACGCCCGCCGACGGTGTCACGGTGGACATCCCGCTGCCGCTGCTCAACCAGGTGCCGGCGGAGAGCTTCCAGTGGCAGGTGCCGGGACTCCGCGAGGAGTTGGTCATCGCGCTGATCCGCTCGCTGCCCAAGGCGGTCCGACGAAACTTCGTCCCGGTGCCCGACTACGCCCGGGCCGTACTCGCCGAGCTACCCCCCGGCGAGGAGGACCTGCTGGACGCCCTCACCCGGCAGCTACGCCGGATGACCGGCGTCACCGTCCCCCGGGACGCCTGGGATCTTGGCAAGCTACCGCCGCACCTGCGGGTCACCTTCCGGGTACTCGGCGAGGACGACCGCCCGGTCGCCGAGAGCAAGGACCTGCCGGCGCTACAACGCGAGCTCACCGCGGAGGTACGTCAGGTGGTGGCCGCCGCCGCGCCGGACGTGACCCGCAGCGGGCTGACCGACTGGGAGATCGGTGCCCTGCCCCGCACGGTCGAGCAGGTCCGGGCCGGGTACGCGGTCACCGCCTACCCGGCGCTGGTGGACGAGGGCGCCACGGTCGGGGTACGGGTCTTCGACTCCCCCGCCGAGCAGGAAGCCGCGCACTGGGCAGGGACCCGACGCCTGCTCCGGTTGACCGCGCCGTCCCCGGCGAAGTTTCTCCAGGGGCGGCTCTCCAACGAGGCGAAGCTGGCGCTCAGCCGCAATCCGCACGGGGGCGTACCGGCACTGATCGAGGACGCGGCCGGCGCGGCGCTCGACAAGCTGATCGCCGACGCCGGAGGCCCGGCCTGGGACGCCGATGGTTATGCCGCGCTGCGCAGTACGGTCCGCACCGGCCTGGTGGAGACCGTCGTCGAGGTGATGGAGCGGGTCCGCGGGGTACTCGCCGCCGGGTACGCGATCGAGCAACGCCTCGGCGCGACCCGCAACCTGGCGGTGGTGGCCGCACTCGCCGATGTCCGCAGCCAGCTCACCGGCCTGATCCACCCGGGCTTCATCACCGAGGCCGGCTACCCACGCCTACCCGATCTACGGCGCTACCTGACCGCGATCGAACGTCGGTTGGACCGGCTACCCGGCAACCCGGCCCGGGACAAGCAGCAGCAGGACCGGATCGCCGTCGTGCAGCGGGAGTACGCGGACCTCCTCGCCGCCCTGCCGCCGGCGAAGCGGCGGACGGTGGCCGTCCGCCAGATCCGGTGGATGATCGAGGAGCTGCGGGTGAACGTCTTCGCCCAGGCGCTGGGCACCCCGTACCCGGTCAGCGAGCAACGCATCTACCGCGCAATGGACAACGCCGAGGCCCACTGA